Below is a genomic region from Brassica oleracea var. oleracea cultivar TO1000 chromosome C9, BOL, whole genome shotgun sequence.
ATTACGTAGGCCAAAAGGAGAGAAGAAAGGTAAATATATACCTTTTACTTGAAGCTTTTGACTCTTTTTTGGTATCAACTCGTTTGAATTACAAGTGATTTGAGTTTTTTGTTTTGGGCATTACAGTTGCTGCTTCTCAAGTTGCTTGGATGGGTGGTGTGGTGAATTCAGCGAGGTCAAATAGGTTCTCTAATGGATATGGTATACACTCATCTTGCTTCTTCTTTTAAGTTGTTAAAAATCCGCATGATTGTTGTTGATCCATATGCTTTTTTTTTTTCTGTTGTGCAGCTGGTGCTCATAGCTCAAACGCTCCACAGGAGATATCGTATCAAGAACCATGGGTCAGTACTACAACATTAGTTATATGATATCTCGAACTCAATATACCGAGATGATGCTAATGCAATAGTTGGTTCTTGGATTCCTTCACAGGATTATTACAGTTATTATCCGATCACTCTTCCGTTGAGGAGACCCAACGCAGGCGATCCAGGTACATATCTTTGCTTGAGGAATACAGATTCTTGATTAATTATTTGCTTACCTTTGTGATACTGCTTATTGTTGCAGAGGTTCTTGACGTGGACGAATTTATTAAGGATGTGGGAAATCATGAAGAGGCACTCAACACAGCTGCTGATCTCGCTCTTACTGTTAGTGAACATTACAAAAATATAAAAATAATCCGAGAATCAAATGTCACACGCACAAACTTTGGACACTCCGTAGTTACTTATTGTGTGGATCACTTGTTTGTTGGCAGGAAGATAGTGAAGAACCGAAAATGCTTTTTATGAGGTTACCGGCTGTTCCTTTGGCAAATCAATCGGCAACAACAGAAAACCGTGGAAGCAAGCCAAATAACAGAGGAGGTGCTGAGAAGGCTTGTGATTTAAAAGCCGCCTCGGCAAATGGTTTCATGGGAAAACTTCTAGTCTACAAAAGCGGTGCCGTCAAGATGAAACTCGGTGAAGTGCTTTATGATGTGAGTGGTTTTCTTCCTTTTAATCAGCATAGACCCCGAGCAAAACATTAGGCCAGTGTCTATTAGTGGTTTTGCCTCCGAGTCTAGGTTCAGGTTTATGTTAAGAACTGTTTTCTTGTTTTCCTGTTCTGTTTAGTTTGGACCCTGTTTCAGTTGTCGGATATAGAAAAAGTATAACCATTCTTAGCATGAGAGTCTAATTCTAATTTTGGATACGGGTGTGTGTAGGTAAGCCCAGGGTTGAAGAGCGAGTTTGCACAAGATGTGATGGCGGTAAACACAGATGAGAAGAATTGTTGTCTGGTTGGAGATGTGTACAAGCATGCAGTTTTGACTCCTGATATTGATTCTATCTTGAAAGATATCGACAACATGTGATATTCTTTTTAACTTTTTTATTGCATCAAATTTTGTTTCGTTCTTTCTTATTGGAAAGAACTCAAAAGTTTTAACATTGATAAAGAAAATAAAAATAACTTTTTTGTTACTTTCAGTCACAATTATGCTAAACCTTTTGTTTTGCTCTGTCATATAGTTTCACAATGTAAAAAGGAACCAAAGAGAGAATACTTTCGATCATATGCTTACCAAATAAGTCATTGAAGGCTCTTAGATTCTAAAGAATTATCAAAGCATACTTAGATTTTGTGAAATTAGCTTTCTAACAATTTAACTTTGTATAACAAATCCAACAAAATTTAATATTTGTTTTAGGCTTTTAGCATCTTCACCCATAAAAATACGGTTACATCAGTTCTTAAAAAAATTTTTTTATTACTTTGGGTTTGTAATAGTCATGCTACAACTATTGTACTAGCGATAGCGACGCCTGCTATATACGTATATCCTTACGAGGAGAATGCGGGGTGCAGAGAGTTATATACGTATATCCTTATGAGGAGAATGCCGGGTGCAGAGAGTAGTTATGTACTATCATCGCATTGGTTGTAGCATGTCTAGTGCACTAGATATATATTGATTGTTCTGTGTGGTGTAATAGATATCATGATTGTTTCGTGCTAGAGCTAGGCTTACATAGTTGCGGTGTTAAAAACTGAGTCAGTGATTTGCGGTTTAGCATCCCATAACTCGTTGGGCAACTTCCTTGTTGCTTACCCTTCATTTCTTCCCCCCTTTCAAGTGAGACTGACGACTAGGAGTGATTACATCGGTTTGGTGCTTTGGGTGTTATTGGACTTTCGGGCTTTTGGGCTTTAGACGTTTCCACTTATTTATACATTTCGGACTTTCAGATTTATGTTGTTATTTAAATTTTAGACGTTTAGTTTATTTATTGGATTTCCAGCGTGAATGTTTGACTTTCAAATATTTATAAATGAAGATATCAGATATTATTATTTATCGTATTATTATTTTTATTATTATGTAAATCGGAGTGTCACGATATTCCATAACACACTTCTCAGTTTCTTCTCTTCTTTGGTTGGTGCCAGACGGCCCAGACAACAACAACAACAACAGAAATGGCCGTGTTCTCCACCGTGATTCCTCTTCTCCTCCTCTTTCTCTCTGTTTCCTTTCCATATGTCAACGGAAATTTGGTACTGGACATCGAGTGCTCCTTCGTGGTACTAAACATGGCGACATGTTTGTCTTTTGTGACGATCGGGAGTCAAGTGGACAAACCCGATGCCTTGTGCTGCTCAGGTCTCAAGAAAGTGCTCGATACGAAAGCTGAATGTCTGTGCGTAGGCTTGAAGAAAAGTGCCTCCATGGGTATCAAAGTGAACATCACTAAAGCCGCTACTCTTCTCGCCGTTTGCAAACTTGACGCTCCTCCGACTACTGCTTGTTCATTTGAGATTTTTTCTAACTTACATGTTGTTGTTTGCAGTGTCTACTAATCCTCCTGCTAGTATGGCAGGTATTTTCTATTTCCCTTTGTTTATTTCATTGTGAACCAATCTTTAGTTTTTATGATTTATTTTTGTTACATGCCATCTGAAAGTATTTATCTTTTGCTTATAG
It encodes:
- the LOC106316180 gene encoding uncharacterized protein LOC106316180 gives rise to the protein MEQKPPVRKMKFAPKAPPKRVPKPEVKPEVAEDDNNSAQAAELLRRVTERSLRRPKGEKKVAASQVAWMGGVVNSARSNRFSNGYAGAHSSNAPQEISYQEPWDYYSYYPITLPLRRPNAGDPEVLDVDEFIKDVGNHEEALNTAADLALTEDSEEPKMLFMRLPAVPLANQSATTENRGSKPNNRGGAEKACDLKAASANGFMGKLLVYKSGAVKMKLGEVLYDVSPGLKSEFAQDVMAVNTDEKNCCLVGDVYKHAVLTPDIDSILKDIDNM
- the LOC106315301 gene encoding non-specific lipid-transfer protein-like protein At5g64080 — translated: MAVFSTVIPLLLLFLSVSFPYVNGNLVLDIECSFVVLNMATCLSFVTIGSQVDKPDALCCSGLKKVLDTKAECLCVGLKKSASMGIKVNITKAATLLAVCKLDAPPTTALSTNPPASMAAPSPHSNDGSSLIPISGLSYAISGHWSYCSLV